Proteins co-encoded in one Pseudophryne corroboree isolate aPseCor3 chromosome 1, aPseCor3.hap2, whole genome shotgun sequence genomic window:
- the APELA gene encoding apelin receptor early endogenous ligand, protein MEFQKLFYVLLIILMSLLLIHGQKPANFGQRRRIHRHNCFLKRCMPLHSRVPFP, encoded by the exons ATGGAATTTCAGAAATTATTTTACGTTCTATTAATCATCCTGATGAGTCTGCTACTTATTCATGGACAAAAACCAG CAAACTTTGGTCAACGGAGAAGAATACATAGACACAACTGTTTCCTGAAAAGGTGTATGCCTCTTCATTCCAGAGTGCCCTTTCCCTGA